The Gemmatimonadaceae bacterium DNA segment GCATCGCTGCGCGGATCGCGACCGGTGCCGCGGATCTGGATGATGCTGCCGCGCGCGCCGAAGACGATATCTTCGTGTTGGCGCACGGAAATCGGCTCGCCGGGGCCCTCCCAGGCGCGGGCGTCACCTATCCACTGCCCGACGATGCGCTGGATGGGCGCGAGCGCCTCCTGTGAGCGGCGCGTGAGCGCGGCGGAGTCAGGGGCCTGTGCGTGGAGCGGGGCAGCAGCGACGACGAGCAGGATTGCGAGGCGGTACGGCACGGCAGCACTCCGAGGCAAGAGTCATCGTGATGGTCGCCAGAATCTGTGCGCCGGTACGCGTCGACGCTTGAACGAACGCGACATCGCGCTCACGGTCGCACGTTGCGATGCTCGATGGCGTGGAGGCGCTCGGCGACGTCGGTGGGCGCGAGACCCACCATCGCGCGGAACTCGCGTGCGAGATGCGCGTGGTCGGCGTATCCGGACTCCGCCGCGATGGCGGACCATCCAGCGTCGTTGCCCATCCGCAGGGCGATGGACTCACGCAAGCGGCGGATGCGCGCCCACTCGCGGAGTGTCAGGCCGGTCGCAGCCACGAAGCGCCGCTGCAGTTGTCGCAGTCCGAGGCCGGCTTCTGCGGCCACGTCGGCCATCGTGACGTCGCCGCGGCTCCGGACGATGCTCAGCAGGGCACGGCGCACGCCGGCATCCGGCGTGGTCCACTGCGGCTGTCGCGCGAGGAGGGCGGCATCGAGCGCGGCGGTCACTCGCCCAGGCTCGAGCAGTGCAACCGCATCGAGCAACGACGCGGCCCAGGCGACGATGGCTGGATCGGCGGGCCCCACGCGGTCACGCAGGGCCGGCGCGGTGAAGCCGAGCACGGTGGCGCTGGAGTCGGGCCAGAGGCGAAACCCCCACATCTCGCTGTGCGGACGCAGCGGCGGTTGCATCGCGGTCACGCGCGGGCCGGTCCAGAGAATGCGCGGCCCGGGCAACGGCGTGGCAAGCACTGCGATGGAGGTGCAACCGTCCGGCCATACGGTGAAGGGCGCGGCGTCCGCGGCGATGTCGTCCACCGAGAACCGCCAGTAGTTGAGGACCCACGTCCGCAGGGCGGGCGCGACAGGAAACTCCTCGTAGCGCTGCGACGCCATCAGGCGCTCCGCGCCGCGGCTGCGGTGATCGCGCCCAGCGGCAGTGTGCGCTCGAACTCCGCGGCATACTTCCGGAACCACCCGGCGACGAGCAACACTTCGTCGACTTCGTGGCCCGGCACGGTCTGCGCCTGCCGTTGGCTGCGTGCCCCGGGCACTTCGAGCGCCTTCGCCTCGAGCGCGGCCTGCTCGGCTGGCGTGCGCGGCGCCGGGCCTTCGGCGCGCACGACCCCGCGCTTGATCACGTATGCACGATCGTCGCCCTTCACCCCGGGCACCACGTAGGTGAAGCTCAGCGACTCGAGCGCGAAGCGCAGGCGCGCGAACTGCTCGCGAAGCGACTCGAGGCGCTGGAGCTTGTCGCGCCAGAAGGCGGCGCGTTCGAAATCGAGCGCATCGCTGGCCTGTTCCATCCGGCCGCGCAGGAGGGTGACCGGCGCATCCTCGCGGCCCTCAAGGAATCCGCGTGCGGCGGCGAAGGCGGCGTCGTAGTCGGCGACGCGCACGGCGCCAACGCAAGGGCCGAGGCAGCGGCCGATCTCGTAGCGGATGCAGCCCGGTGTGCGCGAGGGGAGGTCGAGAAGGTCGGGTTGGTCCGCGAAGACCATCGGCGTATCGAGCGCACAGTCGCGCAGGCCGAGTGCGTCGTTGAGTTCGCGGATGGCCTCGGCGAGCTGCACGGCGCCGCGGAAGGGGCCGAAGTAGGTGCCGTGCTCGTCGGTGCCGGCTCCGCGCACGACGTGCAGGCGCGGGGCGGGGCCACGCGAGATGCGCACGAAGGCGTGGTACCGCGCGTCGCGCTTCATCGCGACGTTGTAACGCGGGCGCAGTTGCTTGATGAGCCGCAGCTCGCGCAACAGCGCCGCGAACTCGCTGGGCAGCGGCTCCCACTCCAGCGTGGCGGCTTCGCGCAGGATGCGCGCGCCTTTGTCACGCGGGAACTTGGCGCGGAAGTAGCTGAGCAGGCGGGTGCGCAGCGCCTTGGACTTGCCGACGTAGATGACTTCGCCCTCGGTCGAGGTCATCCGGTACACCCCGGGGACGTCGCGCGCGGTGTCCTTCACGAGCGCGAGCATATTGTCGATCCGCATCTCGACGTCCTTGGGCGGCGCGAGCGGGCCGCGGCGGCGACGGCGACTCACTTCTGGCAACTCCGGCACCAGACGGTCGAGCGTCCCTCGAGCTTGTGCGTCTCTTGTAGGGTGGCACCGCAGCGCACGCAGGCCTCGCCGCCGCGGCCGTACACCTTGAGCTCCTTGGCGTAGCCGCCGCGTCCGCCGTAGGCGTCCTGGAAGTCGCGGAAGGTCGTGCCGCGAAGTGCTATGCTCGCCCTGAGGATCTCGCGCAGGGATTCGAGCAGCCCGGCGGCCGCGGCGCGCGTGATGGCACTGGCGCGCCGCGACGGGCGGATGCCGGCGCGCCACAGGGCCTCGTTGGCGTAGATGTTGCCCACGCCGGCCAATCGCTTCTGGTCCATCAACACGGATTTCACGGCGCGGCTCGACCCCCGAAGGATTCCCGAAAATCGCTCCGGGGTGAGGGCTGGGTCAAGCGGCTCGGGTCCGAGGCTCGCGTCCCAGGCGGCGTAGCGCCCGTCGGGCATCAGTTCGAGCGTCCCCAGGCGACGCACGTCCACGTACTCGAGCAGGCGCGCGTCCGAGAGACGGAACTGGACGCAGCAGTAGGGCAGAGGCGGGGGCGGGGCGTTCGCGGGTCGCTGCGGCGTCGACGCCACGTTGATCGCACTCTCGGGCCCCGATGTCGCCCGTGCGGTGTCCGCGGCATCCCCTGCGCCGCGCAGGAGCAGTGCGCCCGTGAAGCGCGGCGTCACAACGATGCGAGCAGCGCCATCGAGTGCGATCACGATGGACTTGGCCCGCCGCGACACGCCGAGTATCGGGCGCGTGATGCGGCGCATCGCGTCCGGGGTGATCGGTCGCAGGCCGCGGACGACATCGCCGCGGAGGACGGTGATCGTACGGATCCGCGCGCCGCGCAACGCGGCGTCGAGGTCGCGGGCAATCGTTTCGGTTTCGGGAAGTTCAGGCATCGGGCGTCCTCAGGCGTCGCGCCCAGCGAATCGCTGCGCTCGACCTGCGGTCAGCGCGCGAGTTCGCGCCAGCCGATGTCGCGGCGGAGCTGCCGCCCCGTGAACTGCACGCGCTCGGCGTATTCGCGACTCTTCGCCTGCGCTTCGGCAAGCGTCGGAGCGACAGCCGTGACCGCGAGCACGCGACCGCCAGCCGTCACCAACTCGCCAGCCGCGTTACGCGCCGTGCCCGCGTGGAACACGGTGACGCCAGGTTCGGTGGCGGGCAGCGCGATGACATCGCCGCTGCGGGCCGTGCCGGGATAGCCCTCGGCCGCCACCACCGTCGTGATCGCCGCACCGCTCTTCCACTCCAGCGGCGGCATCGCCGCGAGCGACCGCCCTTCGGCAATCGCCTGCATCGGCTCGAGTAGCGACGAGGCCATCATCGGGAGCACGGCCTGCGTCTCGGGATCGCCGAAGCGGCAGTTGAACTCCACGACCTTGGGGCCGTCCTTCGTCAGCATCAGGCCGGCGTAGAGCAGGCCGGTGAACGGACAGCCCTCGGCGCGCATCGCGGCGAGCATCGGCAGGATGATCGTCTGGCGCACGCGCTCGACGAGCTCTGGCGTGCAGGTGGAAACGGGCAAGTACGCACCCATCCCGCCGGTGTTGGGCCCGGTGTCGCCTTCGCCGATGCGCTTGTGGTCCTGTGCGCCGAGCATCGTGAGGGCCTGTGTGCCATCGGTGAGGGCGAAGAGGGAGAGTTCCTCGCCTTCCATATACTCTTCGATCAACACCTCGGCGCCGGCGTCGCCGAAGACCTTGGCGTCGAGCATATCGTCCACGGCGGCCTCGGCATCGGCGACGCTCATCGCGACGATCACGCCCTTGCCGGCGGCAATGCCGCTGGCCTTCACGACCACGGGAGCGCCGAGTCGGCGGATCTCGGCCTTGGCTTCGGGAATGGTCGTGAACGTACGCGCGCTGGCCGTGGGGATGCCGTGCTTGAGCATCAGCTCCTTGGCGAAGCGCTTGGAGGTCTCGACGCGTGCGGCGGCGGCGGTGGGGCCGAAGATCGCGCGGCCGGCGGCGCGGAAGCGGTCGACGATGCCGAGCGAAAGCGGAGCCTCGGGCCCGACGACGGTGAACGTGACCTGCTCACGCTCGGCGAGCGCGAGCAGGCCGTCCACGTCAGTCGCCTGCACGTTGATGCAGCGGCCGAGCTCGGCGATGCCGGGATTGCCGGGGGCCGCGAGGATCTCGGCGGCGGGGTGGTCCTGCTTGAGCTTCCACGCGAGCGCGTGTTCGCGCCCGCCCCCGCCGACGATCAGGATCTTCACCGCGCTCCGCCCTTCATCGCGTCGGTGAAGGCGTCCTTGGCGCGCTTCGCCGTGTCGGCGAGCTTGTCCACGGCGGCCTTGGCCTGGTCGCCGTAGTACGAGGCGCCGCGAGTGATGTCTTCGCCGAGTCCGTCGCCAGGCTTGACGTCAGCGCGCTTCACGTACTCGCCGGCGATGACCTTGGCGTAGTCGCCGCTGGCCATCCAGCGCTGCAGCTCGCCCGCGCGCACGGTGAAGAACGGATGCGTGCGGAACGCGGTGTTGATGGCCTTGAGCACGGTGTCCCAGGCGGAATCGTCCACCTCGTACTCGCGGGACTGGGCCTTGAAGGCCTCGAGGTCGAGCGTGTCCCCGAACTCACGGCCGCCGGCCATCTTCATAAAGCTCATCAGCACGACGTCCGGATCCTGGGTGCCGAGCAGCGCGGCGCGATCGCAGGAGAGTTCGCTCTTGCGGTACCACTCGAGCAGCG contains these protein-coding regions:
- a CDS encoding AraC family transcriptional regulator, encoding MASQRYEEFPVAPALRTWVLNYWRFSVDDIAADAAPFTVWPDGCTSIAVLATPLPGPRILWTGPRVTAMQPPLRPHSEMWGFRLWPDSSATVLGFTAPALRDRVGPADPAIVAWAASLLDAVALLEPGRVTAALDAALLARQPQWTTPDAGVRRALLSIVRSRGDVTMADVAAEAGLGLRQLQRRFVAATGLTLREWARIRRLRESIALRMGNDAGWSAIAAESGYADHAHLAREFRAMVGLAPTDVAERLHAIEHRNVRP
- a CDS encoding UvrB/UvrC motif-containing protein → MSRRRRRGPLAPPKDVEMRIDNMLALVKDTARDVPGVYRMTSTEGEVIYVGKSKALRTRLLSYFRAKFPRDKGARILREAATLEWEPLPSEFAALLRELRLIKQLRPRYNVAMKRDARYHAFVRISRGPAPRLHVVRGAGTDEHGTYFGPFRGAVQLAEAIRELNDALGLRDCALDTPMVFADQPDLLDLPSRTPGCIRYEIGRCLGPCVGAVRVADYDAAFAAARGFLEGREDAPVTLLRGRMEQASDALDFERAAFWRDKLQRLESLREQFARLRFALESLSFTYVVPGVKGDDRAYVIKRGVVRAEGPAPRTPAEQAALEAKALEVPGARSQRQAQTVPGHEVDEVLLVAGWFRKYAAEFERTLPLGAITAAAARSA
- the mutM gene encoding bifunctional DNA-formamidopyrimidine glycosylase/DNA-(apurinic or apyrimidinic site) lyase, with the protein product MPELPETETIARDLDAALRGARIRTITVLRGDVVRGLRPITPDAMRRITRPILGVSRRAKSIVIALDGAARIVVTPRFTGALLLRGAGDAADTARATSGPESAINVASTPQRPANAPPPPLPYCCVQFRLSDARLLEYVDVRRLGTLELMPDGRYAAWDASLGPEPLDPALTPERFSGILRGSSRAVKSVLMDQKRLAGVGNIYANEALWRAGIRPSRRASAITRAAAAGLLESLREILRASIALRGTTFRDFQDAYGGRGGYAKELKVYGRGGEACVRCGATLQETHKLEGRSTVWCRSCQK
- the purD gene encoding phosphoribosylamine--glycine ligase; this translates as MKILIVGGGGREHALAWKLKQDHPAAEILAAPGNPGIAELGRCINVQATDVDGLLALAEREQVTFTVVGPEAPLSLGIVDRFRAAGRAIFGPTAAAARVETSKRFAKELMLKHGIPTASARTFTTIPEAKAEIRRLGAPVVVKASGIAAGKGVIVAMSVADAEAAVDDMLDAKVFGDAGAEVLIEEYMEGEELSLFALTDGTQALTMLGAQDHKRIGEGDTGPNTGGMGAYLPVSTCTPELVERVRQTIILPMLAAMRAEGCPFTGLLYAGLMLTKDGPKVVEFNCRFGDPETQAVLPMMASSLLEPMQAIAEGRSLAAMPPLEWKSGAAITTVVAAEGYPGTARSGDVIALPATEPGVTVFHAGTARNAAGELVTAGGRVLAVTAVAPTLAEAQAKSREYAERVQFTGRQLRRDIGWRELAR